Proteins encoded together in one Euzebya sp. window:
- the nrdR gene encoding transcriptional regulator NrdR codes for MRCPYCASDHDRVVDSRAADDGRAVRRRRECTACQQRFSTYERVDHAPLAVRKRSGSIQPFDPDRLHAGMQKATANLDIDPDVVRFAAARVEAHLRAMGESEIGTDVIGGHVLEALRALHPVAYMRFASVHKVFTSADDFARELAALDDDRLPAGHDPAG; via the coding sequence ATGCGGTGCCCCTACTGCGCCTCCGACCACGACCGTGTGGTGGACTCGCGCGCCGCCGACGACGGGCGCGCCGTCCGCCGACGCCGCGAGTGCACCGCCTGCCAGCAGCGGTTCAGCACCTACGAGCGGGTCGACCACGCCCCCCTCGCGGTGCGCAAGCGGTCCGGATCCATCCAGCCCTTCGACCCCGACCGACTGCACGCGGGGATGCAGAAGGCCACCGCCAACCTCGACATCGACCCGGACGTCGTCCGCTTCGCCGCCGCACGCGTGGAGGCCCACCTCCGCGCCATGGGCGAGTCCGAGATCGGGACCGACGTGATCGGCGGTCACGTGCTGGAGGCCCTCCGGGCGCTGCACCCGGTGGCCTACATGCGCTTCGCGAGCGTCCACAAGGTCTTCACCTCCGCCGACGACTTCGCGCGCGAGCTCGCTGCGCTGGACGACGACCGGCTGCCAGCCGGCCACGACCCCGCGGGTTGA
- a CDS encoding LysM peptidoglycan-binding domain-containing protein produces the protein MSTLCTTAPALAPPTTRLRIRWARVALLVLAVAVLTWALAGLTATTSAADAPAADPVQVVVQPGDTLWDLARAHAPAGVATLEFVRQVEERNGVRAGRLLPGHVLVLPQG, from the coding sequence ATGTCGACCCTCTGCACCACCGCACCAGCACTCGCGCCGCCGACGACCCGGCTGCGGATCCGCTGGGCGCGCGTGGCGCTCCTGGTGCTCGCCGTGGCCGTCCTGACGTGGGCGCTCGCCGGTCTGACCGCGACCACCTCGGCGGCGGATGCCCCCGCAGCGGATCCGGTGCAGGTCGTCGTGCAGCCCGGTGACACGCTGTGGGACCTGGCCAGGGCCCACGCGCCGGCGGGCGTGGCGACGCTCGAGTTCGTGCGGCAGGTGGAGGAGCGCAACGGCGTCCGCGCCGGCCGCCTGCTCCCCGGCCACGTGCTGGTGCTGCCCCAGGGCTGA
- the lexA gene encoding transcriptional repressor LexA, with translation MPPELTPRQQRILTVIRQAIAERGYPPSVREIGEAVGLSSPSSVHAQMNTLEELGYIRRDPARPRALKVIDDDEVDLPQPSPTRTIPVVGEIAAGGPILAEENVDEHLALPESFVGGGTIFALTVRGESMIEAGVLPGDTVVVRQQPSVEQGEMCAALIDGEATVKFFRRTKAGEVFLDPANERYEPIAVPADADSAIMGKVVAVLRKL, from the coding sequence ATGCCACCCGAGCTGACCCCCCGCCAACAGCGGATCCTGACCGTGATCCGCCAGGCGATCGCCGAGCGGGGCTACCCGCCGTCGGTGCGCGAGATCGGTGAGGCGGTCGGGCTGAGCTCCCCCTCGAGCGTCCACGCGCAGATGAACACCCTCGAGGAGCTGGGGTACATCCGGCGCGACCCCGCCCGCCCCCGGGCGCTCAAGGTCATCGACGACGACGAGGTCGACCTGCCCCAGCCCTCCCCGACCCGCACGATCCCCGTGGTCGGCGAGATCGCCGCCGGCGGGCCGATCCTCGCGGAGGAGAACGTCGACGAGCACCTCGCGCTGCCGGAGTCCTTCGTCGGCGGCGGGACCATCTTCGCGCTGACGGTCCGGGGCGAGTCGATGATCGAGGCCGGCGTGCTGCCGGGCGACACGGTGGTGGTCCGCCAGCAGCCGAGCGTCGAGCAGGGCGAGATGTGCGCCGCCCTGATCGACGGCGAGGCGACCGTGAAGTTCTTCCGCCGCACGAAGGCCGGCGAGGTGTTCCTCGACCCGGCCAACGAGCGCTACGAGCCCATCGCCGTCCCCGCCGACGCGGACAGCGCCATCATGGGCAAAGTCGTCGCGGTGCTGCGCAAGCTCTGA